Part of the Phragmites australis chromosome 23, lpPhrAust1.1, whole genome shotgun sequence genome is shown below.
TTTTGTAGGCAGCACATCATGTTCTGAACAGAGACTTGGAAGCCTGGGAAACAGTGGGCAGTTGCTGCATTGTCTGGAGGACTTGCGGCAATTGTTACCACTCCCTTTGATGTGATGAAGACGTGGATAATGACTGCCCCTCCAGGCACTCCAGTGTCCATGCAGATGATAGTCTTCTCCATCCTTCGAAATAAGGGCTCTCTTGGGCTCTTCAAAGGTGCGATTCCCCGCTTCTTCTGGATTGCTCCTCTCGGGGCAATGAACTTTGCAGGCTACGAGCTCGCCAAGAAGGCAATGATCAAAGATGAGAGCGAGTCTAGAGACTCAATATATGAGAAGAAAGCCACGGTGTTCTCCAGAGGATGAGAGGTCTATTCGCTTGGTTAACATCTACGGTGCAAAGAAACTGAATCCATACAACAGAAGTTCTCTACGAAGCAATAGAAGCATCTTCAGTTCCTTGTTGGTAACTGTATCAAATTTTAGGCTGTCAAAATCCCCACACCCCCCGCTGAGGAAAATTTGCCGAATTTCCAACCGATAATTGTACCAGAGGTACGTATGTGACGATGGATTTATGGCCATATAAAAAATGATCAGATTCAAAATAAAGATATATATGATAGGGTAAGAGTAGTGCTAATTGAAGAAAGTTTGTCTAACATCGGTTGAAATGGTTTAGATATATCCAACGGAGGTATCTAGAGTCACATGTGCATAACGGGATACCGAGACGTGCTGATAATGTTAAGATGAATAGAATATCTTAAAAAGTATCTATGGATAGAAGTGTGTGGAAGGTAGCAATCTACATATCAGaatcataacttatgcatcagttTTCTTGTATCgttatcatttttatttttactattactagtatctttattattattgttggtttttattatctttttagTTGAATCTTGTAGGTTTCATCAGTAGACTATCTCAACTTGCTTGGGATAgatgttttgttgttgttgaggaAAATTTGCCGAATTCCCATTTCCATAGGCCTTCGGATCGCTGTGTAGCAGATGATAGAAGGACTAGAGGGTACAGGCAGGAGCAAACATGCTGGAGCTGTTTTTATTTTCCTGGACAGCTCGCTTCTTGTATGTTGTTAAACGATCCATAGAGCCTTGTTCCCGCGTGCTTTTGTTTTCTGTTCGGCTCTAGCATGGGCCAAGGGAGGAGCCTAAGGCGATTGTTTTGGTGTTTGAGATAAACTGAGAAACATCTCAGAAGAAGAAACACTGGGCTTCCTGGCAAATTACACAAGTTCAACAAAACTTTGGCCTTAACATGACATAATGTTCTTCAACTTTGGCTAGTTTCATCTTCCATTTGGCACAAAAAAAGACCAGTGGGCGAGATACTGGAAGCAGGGACGAATCCACGGTGTACATGGCAGTATGTAGCAGTCTGTGTGATATCTCTAGCCTAACAAGCGAGACACtcaatcatttttattttgaatccGCTACTGACAGGAAGGTAACATGATGGTAAGAGATGCTGCTTGTGTGGAGTAGCTGACTAGGTACATCTGTTACTACGCAAGAAGCTGATACTGAAATTCTGGACAAGTGGTTGCAGTGATAGAAATTGCCCTAGCGAACGACCCTTCCATCATACGAAAGATAGACCAGGTTATTCTGAGGGCCTTGCCTTCCGCCATAGTAagcatcatcgtcgtcgtcaccATAGTAatcatcctcctcttcatcaaAGTAGTCAGCCTCATCTCTGAAAGCGGGCAGGTGCAGGTTGTTTTCTTCTCCCTCCATTCATTCCCGCATGTGTAGCAGAATTCATAACCGCACCTGCAACAAGCAAAACTGAGATGAAAGAAGCAGGGGTAAGCATCAGCACACAAAAAAGCAAGCGCTGATCATAACCGCACCTGCAACAAGCAAAACTGGCATGACAAATCCTTATGCTTATTTATTGGCACCAACATTAGTAAAAGATGATATTAAGAGGCATGGGCTCTTTCATGTTGTGACTACAGGACActagttaaaattttatttttcagtgATTTATCATATGTAACAGTAACATTTTTAATCTAATATAATAAGTGAGACATGGCATGGCCTACGCCCGGCTAGGCATGGCCCACATGTCGAGCCTCAGGTCCAGGCATGACCCACTTATGATCGTGTCGTTTCGGGCCGGTCCACGGCACGACAGGTCCAATGGGTTTTTTCGGCCCGTTATCTTGATTAAAATCGACAAATCGTGAAACATTGAGGTCACTGAAAATCGAACCGGAGATCTCATACATTTAGGTTTGGTACACTACCATTATGCTATGAAGTTGTATTGGTATTAAAACTAAACAAAATATATAAGAtatttaagaaataaaaaaacttaaacaGATCATACCGTGCCAGTTCGACGTGCCATGGCTAGAGCCTAGGCCGTGCTATTCCTGGGTCAGGCCGAAATAGCCGTGTCTCATGCCGGCCTATTTGGTCCGGTCCACTTGACCAACTTTACCTCCGTGAATTCAATCATGTGCTTGCATCTGACGCATTGGCGCCACAAGCGCTGCTGTGCAAGGTTCTGTAACTTTGCATCTTCTGGACGAGCATAGGGTACCGCCTCTTGTTGTCGTAGCAAGTCATCCTATCATGCCACAGAACCTtacatctaatgcagaaagAGCCTCTGCATTTTCACACACTTTCTCAATGTGGCAGCATCAGCCACCGTGCACTTTGACGAGGATTCTTGCATCGAATGTATCAGCTCACTCAGGGACATCAAAGCTAAATACTTCGGGTAAGGGCAATAAACCTTTTCTATGCCATTTTTACAGTAGGATTAGTCAAAGAGTGAAACTCATTTAAGATCTCATATGACGAGCTTAAGGTTAAGTGACTATATAGGTGTTGCATGAAAATATTGCATGAAACAAGACGTAATATTGCGTTTGGAATTTTTCTCTTGAATCGGATGTATGCGATGtgctattttgatatatgtctTTCGATATTGCAAACAGTTATTCCGATGTTGTAGATGTTATTTTTCGATGCTGCAACGGACCGTTGGAGCGATAGATCAGACGTTTCGGCGCTAGCAGCTCCCTAAATCTTTTGAGTTGGTGGGATTTGTCCACCATGATCTCTAATAGTTACAGTGATAGGTATATCTTTGAACCCTCCACACTTAGCTTGGTAGTGCAACCATCTTGTGGGCAAGCTGGGAGCATTCCCTGGAGCAGCTTAACTTTCACATGCTCCTTCAGGCAGGAGAAGCAAAAGCGATGTGCACAACCTTCAACCGCACGAATTTTAGAAACACCAGTGTCTTCCATGCAGATGGTGCAggtctctcttttctctttgttAGCTTTGACAACAAGAGCTTTGGCAATATGAGCATCTATGAAATCTCTTGCTAATTTTACGACATGCTAACGTTGTTGTGTTGAACAAGTGAGATTTGCAAACGAGCACGTGGCTCACTGGTAAGATGCAAGGGTATGTCTTCACCGGTCCGGGGTTTGAGCCTCGGGTTTTGCACCCCCGTTAAAAGGTCTCCAAAGAAAACCGCAGACAAGGAGATCcggtgtaaaaaaaaaaacaagtgagATTTCACATTGCTCGAATTTTCTTTGCAGTGACAGAACCTGATTGATCATATCTGCCAGCTTGTTCTGTGTTGGATGCCAATATCCAAGCATCTGCGATCTCAACGATGTTAGGAAATAATCATAAGATTGACAAGCACATAAGGAAGAAATCATCATAAGACCAGTACAAAAGAAGAGATTCAAACACTTGACAGTTAAATTTAAATGTACACAAATACTCCAGACCCCAGCTGATGCAAAAGGTGAAAGAGTGAATACATGTACAATGCAACACTCTTAGCCCCAAGATCTACAATTCTTGCTGAACAAATGATGAAATTCAAATCATCATTAAGTTGTCTTACTGCAGATACACCGTTTTAGTCTTGACCTACAACGAAGTGTATGTGAGTACTATATACTCGTAGATTGTCATCTCAATGAAGTACTCATTTTGTCGAGAATATATGATGTTTTGGACAACACAAAGCCTCCGATAAGCAACTCTGACCATCAATATCCACGGTAAATTTTTAgcaaaaaaattacaaagatATGATATGTTAACATtatttctcataaaatatatataattgcaCTATATTCATATGACCGATGTAAATAGTTTTGTACATATAATGGTCAAAGTTAAGGATGTCTGACCTCTTAGATTGTAAAGCCTTCCATTTAAATATGTCCCACCCAAAACTTGCATTTAACATGAATTCCAAACATTACCAATATTTTAGATGGAACTGGTAAGAAGAATCCCCAGTTACAGAAATTCTCCCCTAACGATTATCAAGGGGACGTTTTTTTGATGGATTGTACTTTTGGTTTGTTTTGCAGTACAATAAGCAAGAACAATAGTGTAAATTCAACTAGGTTGGGATCATGCCGCCATATAAGGAACGATCATTTCAGGTAAAGTTAAACCCTAGCGTCATCTGAactagggattaaaattttatcaaaatttcgATGAAATTTTGCGAATTTTGAAAATTTCAGAGGAGATCTAATTCTggaatttttgttttcattgaCATGTGAGACCCGCAGAGCAGAGGACaaaaaatgaccaaaatttCGATAAAATTTCACACGGTATTTTTGCCAAacagaaaaaaattgtaaaacaaaattgaaatccctcaTCTGAACTTACAGTGTAGGTAATCTTCCATATCTTGTCCTGTATCCTCCCCTCAGatgaagttttttaaaaaaacaaaggcTCGCAATTTATCCTCATTATCAAGGGGAAAAAGACACATGATTAAACAAGAGCATATTTATTGATTATATGTTGGGATCTTAATTACAACATAGTGAACAATGTTCACACAATAGACTAGCAATAAATGAGTATTGACTGTTCCTCTCCATCACATCAGGtgagtgggggtatttatagtcataTATTAATCACCATAATCATCATTACATTAATACCTATGTTCTTTAGAATGTTTTTAGAATATTTCAAGGGTATTATAACCAatacactattacaacattataTTAACAAGGACATGCCACGTGTCTACAACCGCATGCAATGACCAACCCTTCGGGCTAATGGTGAACCACTTTCGGGTCTCCCTTTGGCTAATGTTTAATCACCTCTGGGTTCTCTTTTAGATCCTTCACTTCGTCATAGTTGGCCTTTGCTCCCCTCTTCGCCTGTGCCTCCTGAAGCGGTGCTTTCAGCCTCTGTGCCTTCGTCCTCCGCCCAGTATCTCTTCAAGCCTCTCTCAAGGCCTTCGACGGGCCATCCGAGACCTCCGGGTTCTGTACTTGGCACTAGCCTTTCCCTTTGGTCCCATCTCTACATGAACTCACAAAACCAATTCTCTGTTATGTTGGCATTGTTCATCTTACCTGGGATTTTCTAAGGCTGGATGAAGCGAACCGGGGTTGGAGAATCATCATGGCACCATTCTCCAACGTTATATATCTTGGTCGTACAACTAGGAACCTCAAGTAAGGGTCAACTTACATGACTGTGCTGTGCAACACCATTTAATCAGTGACAATGATGGCGCTCTGGATGCCTAACTTGAGCACAGCATGGAGGTCCTCTAGGAGAGCCATTACCTCCATTGGCTTGCGGCCACCCACAAACCCCTCCACCGGCTTCTATATCCTGTGCAACCCCCTGTGGCCCACACACGGCCACCGACAAGACAACAATGTCGGGTTCCTGGACCTTCGGCCCCACCATCTCCTTGCTTGTCAGGCCCTTGAAGAAGATGCGGAAGTGCACGGGCCGACAACGAGTCCAGGTGGCGCCCTAAGTGGTCTCTATCATGGGCCCATCAGCCCTCTAGAATGGCAGCAACACGAACGGAGGTGACGGAACGGGATGCAGCTtgcgatgatgatgacgaggaaGAGAGTGAGGCGGCACGGGAGGAGTTGGCATGGAGGGAGGCTTGGATGGCCTCGGCAAGCTGTAGTCGGAAGGCAACGCCAAGGTCGGAGGAGGCGAGGCTCACTTGCTGCAGGAGGGCCGCAAGGTCATCGTCactggcggcggcagcggcgaccATTACCGGGCTCTGCTTTTAATTCCTTTTGATTTTTTCCAAATCCAAGTGAATTTTCctctttccttttcagtcttctcctaattttaaaaaaacttgtgGCCGTTGGATTTAGCTTTATGTTCCCTGATTTTTATCGGATCTACAAGAAACATAGAAAAGAAAACATTAAAAACATACAAAATGGTGATAtatggccaaaaaaaaaaaaagcgggAAGCACATGAGATAGAAAAAACCACGTAACAGAATAAATGTTATGTGCTGATTACCGAATACCTATAAAAAAGGAGATTGAACTCGTTTATACTTTATACGATTAAACTACAGAAAATACAACCCAGTTTGTTGGTGATGTCAAAATAAGGTTGTGAAAGGGAGGAAATAGTCAAAGTACGAAAGTGCAAGTCTTTGGTGGGATGAACGGAGGAGGACCGAGATTGTAGTTATAAaatcttaaaaataaaaaagagatattGACCAAACAAAATTTATACAATTTAAGGATGCGTACTCAAAAGACCACTCTTTCTATTATTTATTATCAGAATAGTACTTTTTAGTACTAGTTGGATGTACACATGTACTCACTCACGCATACACACTCACGTGGTGCGTTCTAACACATCTAAATGAGATTAGAGGTATAACCTCATGTAGCTTAAGCATACATTTTAACCATTGAACACACctacatgtgtatatattatttctcttgaaatgtaaaaaaatatgaacactcTGGCCGAGTCTAGAACTCAAATCCGGTAGATATGTTCCACCACTAGCGAAAATGGTATAGTGATATCAACTGGTTCTATACCCATCTTATCTCTTGTCCTTTTCATTTGGTGCTTTATTAAACTAAATTATGCTTAATGGTGCTTGTATCTAAATCATGAAATCAATTTAATATGGCTGCACATAACAATTTTAGTGGAGGATGAAGTAAAGCTAGCGTACTAGGATTAATTAGGCCCTATTTGTTTTGTAGAAGTATACCGAAACACTTGGAGGTTGGCCACTTTGATCTACTCCGCAGATGCACATGTGGCAATGATCCCTTTTATGTTGATCTTGCCCCACGCATCAATATAACGACTAAAATAGTGTGTTAGGTCACTTTTAATGATTTTGTTTCTTAGTGATATCTAAAGAGAGAGTAAGAAATTAATGTTGAGAAACAAatttctaatatatatatatatatatgtgtgtgtctgGCTAGTTTTTTAAATCTCTTAAAGCAATGTATTACCTCACAATCATCTAATATTGTTTAAAGAACTAGTTTCTCCTTAAAAAATAAGCTTTTTCTCTTTCATCTTTAAATGacttataatattatattttcttaataaatatctaattaatatttaagaaaCTAGTATTAAAAGCGATCTAGATCCTTGTTAGTTGTTGGCTAGTCAAAGTGGTTAGGAATTTGATTGTGTAATTCTAAGAGTTTAGAAAATAGAATTAGACAAAGGTTGACAACTTCATTAAAGTATTACATGTCTAACTACTTCGAGTACATAGTATCGTATTGCTATATCCAAGGCTATCACGCTAGAAAGAACACAGTAAATTGATGTGCGAAAACAACTCCTCCAATACATAGCATCATATCTAAAACAATTAATGGTTGCAAATATTATGAGCAATTATATCCTAGTGAATCTTATCTCCAGCCTTGGATTTTGTGCATGGGCAATATTGTATATAAGATACAACTTTATTCTATCTCCTCATTATTTCGTGCATGATCAATATTGTATATAAAATGCAACTTTTTTCTATCTCATTAATTTTTTGCCAtgtcaacaaaaatcctacatGGCAAATCAATTAATGTGTATAGTTTGATTAACAAGAATAACGTGTCGGAGATCACTAACAGAGTCCCCCCTCCCCATAGCCGAAAAGCAGAAGACTTTTCaggaaaaataaaagtaaaGAGACTTCTGTTGCGTTGCTTGACTTGAGTACCCAAGATTGAACGGAACGGAAGCTGCACAACATTGACCCGTCTCTCCGGAATGTCCGCCCAATTCTACCACCCCTCCGGCCACGGAAGTTCCTTGCCGGCCGGCCTCCTTTGCTTCCATTCCAATTGGATCGATCGAGCTCCCTCCGTCGACGTTCTTCTTCGCTCTGTCCCAGCAGGCCTTAACTTGATCGAGCTCCCATCCATCGCTTGCGATCGCGCCTCAGTTCCCTCCCACTCCCAGCCGGCCTGTCCACGCCTCGATCGAtcttcgtgttcttcttcgCTCTGGGCTCAGCTCCATGCATCAGGTGAATGATTCAGCTGCTTCACTGCTTGCTACTTAACCTGTGCTTAGTTACGCGCCTTTTTTTTAGGCTTAATCGCTGCCTTCTTCGTTCTTGTATGTACTCAGTCTCTTCCAGGTACGAGAGACGCTGAAGATTCGCTTTAATCCAACGCTGCAATTCACAAGTTTTGCCGGCTTCTCAGTACTGCAATTCACTGTGACTTGATTTGGAGTTTTCTTGCTTGTAGAGGTTGTGACCGAGCAGCAGCTGCATGCTCTTAATCGAAGCCCCTGTTCAGTTGGTACAAGATGGCCGTTTTAGGTGGTGATCAGAAACATAAACTTGGTGGTGGTGATCATTCGCGCCAACAGCTTGCAGCAGGACAACCGGGAAACCCCGATGTGAATTATGAGAAGAGAAATAGACATTATTCCCTTGAGGAGCACATGGAAACTTTCAGCTCCAATAGCTCATCAAACAGCTACTTTGTGGCCAATTGGCAGGCCAGCTCACCTTCTTCCACCGAACAGATGCTTGGCCATGGAGATAAGCAGAGAAATGGTTCCTCGCAGTCGCCTTTTCGCTCAGCGGTATCGTCTCGAGAAGGATCTTCCAGGCGTTTCACCGTGCCCTTTGTGAAGAAGATTGACTGGGGATCACTGTGGGACAAGTCCAAGGAGTGGATCAGGAATCCCATGAACATGGCTCTTTTCATCTGGATTGTCGCCGTCGGAGTTTCAGGGGCTATCCTTTTCATGGTGATGACTGGGATGCTGAACCGTGTCTTGCCAAGGAAGTCGCAGAGAGACACATGGTTTGAAGTTAACAATCAGATCCTGAACGCACTGTTTACTCTCATGTGCCTGTACCAACACCCAAGGAGATTCTACCATCTTGCGCTCTTGTGCCGGTGGAGAGCCGGCGATATGCTTCAGCTCCGACAGACGTACTGCAAAGATGGAACTTGCAAGCCCGATGAGAGGATGCATATGATGGTTGTCATCCTGCTGCTTCACCTGAACTGCTTTGCTCAGTACGCGCTGTGTGGCCTTAACCTTGGTTACCCAAGATGGAAGCGTCCTCCGATCGGAGTCGGCCTGACCATATCGGTTGCGATATGCGCACCGGCTGTTGCTGGTCTGTACAATAACCTCAGCCCTCTTGGGAAAGACTATGAGGCCCAACCACAGGCAGACGAAGAGTCACAGAGCAACCCCAATCCACAGCTCCAACGAAAAGCCCTTGGAAGGCGGTGCTCATTTCAGCcaggagaaagaggagaaggagaaggcggcGAGCGCAACCCGCAATGGATTGGAGGTCTGTTTGATCTCTGGGATGACATCTCGCTAGCCTACCTCTCAGTGTTGTGCAGCTGCTGCGTGTTCGGGTGGAACATGAGCAGGCTGGGCTTGGGCAACATGTACGTCCACATAGTGACGTTCATCCTCTTCTGCCTGGCGCCCTTCTTCATCTTCAACCTGGCGGCGATCAACATCGACAACGAGGCCGTCAGGGACGCGCTGGGGCTGGGAGGCATCTTTCTCTGCGTCCTTGGCCTGCTCTACGGCGGTTTCTGGAGGATCCAGATGCGCAGAAGGTTCAACCTCCCTGCAAACGACGCCTGCTGCGGCAAGCCTGACCTCACGGACTGCCTGCAGTGGCTTTGCTGCTACTCGTGCTCTCTTGCTCAGGAAGTTCGCACAGGCGACGCCTATGAGGTCGTGCAAGATGGGCTGTACCGCCGCAGAGACGCAGACGGTGACAGTCCCAGCTCCTCTCACTCTCAGATGCATCACCATCCGACTCTGCAGGATGAGTTGTCGACGATGCAACAGCCCCTCAGGTTTGCAGGTGTCTTTGCTCCGCCgcttccagcagcagcagcagcagcaagatcAGTGAATGATGGGGTCACCGTGCCCCCTTTAGCGTCAGTTATATATAGGGACTGACATTGGTTTCCACTCTATTGTCGACAACACGGTCATTCCATAATTCATACTTGTAATTTTACCCTGACCGTATATATGTAGCATGTGTCACCGTTTCAATTTTTAGTACAAGCGATCTGATACCTATGTACCATGGCACTGGACCGGACTGACTGACGGTTTTCTGAAGATTCATGTCTGAACCGGTTACCTCTCCAAAGGTCTTGAGAATTTCTTTGACTACCTTACCTTCATTGGCGCAAGGAAAATGATCGCTAACTTGTTCATGGATCCTGCAAACACTAACGGTCTATTTGATGTCGCTCAAATTTGTACTAAATCCTAGCAATTTGGATCCCAAAACCACctttccaaacaggcccttaacaGGGGATCAAACAATATTGCATGAATAATATGCTGGTACTGCATATTACAGTACTAAGCATGGATGGCAGGCCGTGGGTGACCCGTGGGCACCTGAATGGCTACATCTCTTAGCTCGTCAGCCCATCAGGCGTCAGTGGTCAGCCTAACCTAGTGGCCACTCGCCTATTCGCCAAATGCTAACCTAGACCTAAATGGCCACTCGCCCATTCGCCACCGCTGCCCCCGCC
Proteins encoded:
- the LOC133906546 gene encoding uncharacterized protein LOC133906546 — translated: MAVLGGDQKHKLGGGDHSRQQLAAGQPGNPDVNYEKRNRHYSLEEHMETFSSNSSSNSYFVANWQASSPSSTEQMLGHGDKQRNGSSQSPFRSAVSSREGSSRRFTVPFVKKIDWGSLWDKSKEWIRNPMNMALFIWIVAVGVSGAILFMVMTGMLNRVLPRKSQRDTWFEVNNQILNALFTLMCLYQHPRRFYHLALLCRWRAGDMLQLRQTYCKDGTCKPDERMHMMVVILLLHLNCFAQYALCGLNLGYPRWKRPPIGVGLTISVAICAPAVAGLYNNLSPLGKDYEAQPQADEESQSNPNPQLQRKALGRRCSFQPGERGEGEGGERNPQWIGGLFDLWDDISLAYLSVLCSCCVFGWNMSRLGLGNMYVHIVTFILFCLAPFFIFNLAAINIDNEAVRDALGLGGIFLCVLGLLYGGFWRIQMRRRFNLPANDACCGKPDLTDCLQWLCCYSCSLAQEVRTGDAYEVVQDGLYRRRDADGDSPSSSHSQMHHHPTLQDELSTMQQPLRFAGVFAPPLPAAAAAARSVNDGVTVPPLASVIYRD